A region of the Verrucomicrobiota bacterium genome:
ACTTTTCTCAAGACCGCGACTCTGGGTGGAGCAGCCTTAACAAGTACCTTTCGAACCCAGGCTTCAGCAGCTTCGCCCATAAATGTACCCGAAATAGGTGGCATCCAATTGGCCATTGCAACGATTTGTATGGACGGATTCGGCGATGAAAACTTCGAGCCCTCTTTCCACTTGGCTCCGAAAATAGGGTTTAAGAATATTGAATTCAATTGCTGGTATCCCAGGACACTCACTCTGGACGGTATTCGTAGTATTGGTAGACGTTGCAAAGAAAAAGGACTGATTCCTATTTCAGTTCAGGGAAATGGATTTGGTGACGGCAAAGCACCTGATGTTTCTCATAAACTCTGGTGTATGCAGGCTGCCCAAATGTTAGGGTGCAACCGTGTTAAATTTACGGGGTCGAAACGCGGGACCAATGGCGGACTTCAAGCTGTGATTGGTACTTTGAAGGAATTGGCACCAGCTGCGGAAGAAATGGGGATGCTGATTTGTGTGGAAAACCACGCCAACAACAACCTGGAGAATGTAGCTGATTATGATGCGGTATTTTCAGCGATCGACTCTCCCTATGTGGGTATGTGTCTGGACGCCGGACACTTCGACGGAGCAGCCGTGCGGATACCGGAGGTCATAGAAAAATTCCACAGCCGAATAGTGCATGTGGATCTAAAAGATTGTCAGACGTTTGGTACCTACAAAACAGTTCGTTTTGGAGAGGGTATTACCGATTTAAATGGAATGATTCAAAAACTCATTGAGCATGGTTATCAGGGCTACCTGGTTGTCGAACAGGCTCCACCCATCGTTCAAGAAACTCTGGAAGAGGATCTTCGAGCAGGCTATGAAATGTTTAAGAAATACGAGAGTTAATCATTGTATTCAAATTCTAATGCCATCATTCATCTCCAGCCGCCTTTCAATCTTGTTCGGGCTTTTGATTCTTTTGAATCGTAGTGTATTCGTTTCTGCCCAAATGCCTGAGGTTCACGAATCGGGATTGACCTTAACCCTGTTTGCCGAGGATCCCGACATTGTTACCCCCGTTGGAATGGTGGTTGGTGATGACGATAAAATCTATGTGATCGAATCGCATACCCATAATCGTCCAAATAATTACAAAGGGCCTACTGGCGACGTCATCAAAGTATTTGTAGATGAGGATAAAGATGGTGTAGCTGATTCGAATTTCGTTTTTGCTGAAGGTTTTGAAGCTGCCATGAATCTGGCATTTTCCAAAGATGGCACCTTGTATGTTCTCTGTGCCTGGTCCCTGTATGCGCTTCCTGATCGCGACGGTGATGGTGTCTGTGACGGTCCTGAATTAATTCTAGAACTGGAAACCAAGGCGGGCAATCCACACGGCTGTTGGCTTGGGATAACTTTCGATGATGAAAATCGTCTCTTTATTTCACGCGGCAATGTGGGCGGAGAATATTATCGAATTCAAGGTAAGGACGGTTCGGTTGTTGAAGGATACGGTGATGGAGGCAATGTGGTGCGTGCCAGGGCGGACGGCACTGAACTTCAGGAGTGGGCAACCGGGTTCTGGAATTCCATGGACTTGAAGTTCGATCACAAAGGGAATCTGCTGCTCATCGACAATGACCCCGATGCTCGCGGACCCAACCGGCTGGTTCGCATAGTTGAAGGGGGTGACTACGGGCACAAGCACATGTTCGGCGGAGATGGGCGACATCCTTTTCAGGGTTGGGACGGGAGTTTTCCCGGGCATTTACCTATTTTGTCCGGTACGGGCGAAGCACCCTCCGGACTGATCGATGTTTCTCCGAGGGGAAAGCATTCTGTTTTGGTTTCTGTCTGGAACGAGCACACCATCGAGCGGCATGACATTTTAAAAAACAATCAGGTCGAGAAATCGATTTTCATGTCAGGCGGAAAAAACTTTCGGCCAGTTGCGTTGGATCAGGACAGCGCAGGAAACCTCTTCATCAGCGACTGGATGCTGGTGGACTACCCGAACCACGGCAAAGGTCGGATATGGAGAGTTTCCAAACTTCCGATACCCAAGCAGGAAAAAGTGGTCAGGCAAGTAGCACCAACCCGTAAATCCATCCATAGCGTTTTTAAAAACGCCGATCCCTTTGTGCGGCAACGAGGAGAGTTGTGGTTGTCGAAACCAGAGCAAAAGTCCCTGGCCATTCAACTCAGTGGGGATTCTGATCCTCTGGTGCGCTTGGGTGCCTTCCTGGCATTACGGCGGACCAAAACAGCGGACCATCACTTGATCAGAAATGCTTTAGCCGATCCTGATATGGATGTGCGTTTGCTTGCTTTAATGTGGGCTGGCGAAACCTTGGAAGTTTCGCTGAGGCCGGCGTTAGATGAAGTGCTGGTGGCCGGCGAAGTAACAGCACGATTGTTCAATACCTACCTCGCAGCGGTGGAGATGGTGAATGAGACCTTTATCGAAGCGTTTAAAAAGAAAGCTTACAGTTCCAAGAAAGTGCCCCGTGAGTTGGAGCCTCGCTTGTTGTTGAAACTGGCCCTTAATCCAAGGCTTTCCTCACTCGTCAGAGCCGAAGCGGTGAAACGTCTCAAGGAAGAAGAAGCCGTGGAATTCCTTTTCAGCAACGAAGAAGCGGTCCTGAGAGCAGCCATAGAAAAGGTGGCCTCGGTCGCTATACCCCAGGTTGGCAAACGGTTTCGGGAAATTGCTTTGGATTCCAATCAAGCCAGTGAAGTGAGAGCAGAGGCTTTGCTTGGTTTGAGCAAACAAGTGATCGAAGAACCATCGAGTTTATTACCCTTACTCAAGGATGCGGATTCCTCCGTCGCTTACGAAGCGGCACGAACGCTTCGCTATTACGCGGGGACTGCCTCCGTGAGGGCTGCTTTCGGCGAGCTCGAACAAACAAACTCCAAAGATAAATATTTGAAGGAGTTAGTCGCTGTTGTGCTTCACGGACTTTCGATGGATCAGCGTCCGAAAACTCTGGAGGAGTGGAAAAAGGCTGCGGTTTCCGGTGGAGATCCCAGCCGAGGAGATCGGGTGTTCCGGACCACCCAATCCATGTGTACCCGATGCCATGCGGTGGACGGCGGTGGCACCAACTTGGGTCCGGATCTGGGAGGGATCGCCCAATCGGTAACACCCGCGCAGATAGCGCACTCGATCTTGAGACCTTCTGATTCCTTTCCTCCGCAATACCAGGCCTGGAACATTTATACCACCGATGGCAAAATTCATTCGGGTATCCAGATCGACCACCAAAACCATGGCGCCATGCTGCTTTATACCACGGAAAATATTAACCGCCGGTTCGAGGCCAAGGAGGTAAAAAATTACGAAGCCTCGCCTTACTCACTGATGCCGCAAGGTCTGGAGAATACGATGACTGTTTCGGAGTTCAAGGACCTGGTGGCTTACCTCTCTTCTCTGAAATAACATGACTCTGTTACGCAAAATCTTCTGGATGTTCGTTTGCCTCTTATTCCAGGTAGGAGGTCTCCAAGCCGCAACCTTCCACTCTCAGTTTCCTGAATACACCCGCACCTGGATCGGTCCTGATTATTGGGCCAACCGCCTGCAGGACTGGCGGGTTACCATGGGTCGGCTGGAATGCCTCAATGGAGAGAGCGACAAACCGCTGCGTACGGTCCATTGGTTGACCGGAGGCATTGCTGACAATGGTGAAGGCTTTGAAGTGTCGGTCAGAACCGGGACGCTTGGATTCGCCACCCTGGCTGATGGATCTTCCTACAGTGGTTTCTTAATTGGAGCTGGCGAAGGCAAACTGGATTACCGGGGAGCGGCCCTGATTCATCACGACCCCGGTTTGGGTGGGGGATTACTGGTGGTTTTCAACGACAAAGGGCAGGCTCAATTTATTCGCAACGATGAGGAAGGAAAAAACAGAACCGTGCTGGCATCCGGTCAAAATAATAGCGCGGAAACCCGGACGGGCGCGCTTGGGAATTTTGAAGATTACCGCCTGGATTTGAAGGTTTCGCGAGAGATAGACGGTAAGCGTGAACTGTGGCTTTCGGTTGTGGATCTTTTTAGCGGGAATGTTGTTTCTTCAACGGGGATTAAAAATTTCCCCTCCGAAAAGCTTCGCGGTGGTTTGGCCCTGGTGTCCCATGGCGGCAGGGCTAATGAGCGGCGATTCTGGTTCAGGAATTGGGAGCTATCGGGAGAGGGGATCGTCAAATACCCTGAACGCAGTTACGGTCCGGTGTTGGGAGTTATCTACTCAGTGGATGGGAATCGCCTGAAATTGAACGCTCAGTTTCCTCCGCTTGGATTCAATGATTCCAGCCATGCGTTACTTGAAATAAAAAGAAACGGGAGGGAATGGAGTCAGGTGGGCGATGCCCTGATAGAGGCTCCCAGCTTTACAGCCCTGTTTGACTTGGAATTGGATGGGCTCAACCAGGGTATGGATTTCCGGGTCGGTTACTTATACGAGGGAGAGGGTGTTTGGTTTGAGGGTAACATTCCAGTAGCTCCGAAACAGGGTGAGGAGGTTCGCGTTGCCGGAGTTACCTGTTATCAAAACCTGGCCCGTGCGGCTGACGGTTCGTGGGGTGAAGGTGCGGCCGGTTCGCCGGAAGGTCGGTGGACTCCTCACAACGTGTGGTTTCCTCATAATCAGCTCATTTCAAGTTTGAAGAGGCAGGACCTGGATTTGTTGGCCCTGCTGGGTGACCAGATTTACGAGGGTGGTAATCCGACCGGATCGGATGCCTCCGAAGGGAACCCGCATCTGGATTATTTATACAAGTGGTTTATCACGCTTTGGGATCTGGGGCGAATTACCCGCGTGGTGCCGACCGTGGTGCTGGTCGATGACCACGATGTATATCAAGGAGACTTGTGGGGTGATGGTGGCACTGCCAGTCGCAATGGCCAAAACAAGGACGGTGGTTATATCCACGCCCCCGAATTCGTTCGCATGGTGGAGCGCACTCAGACGGCCGCCAATCCGGAGCCCTTGCGGCGTGAACACATCCAGCAAGGACTGACAAGTTATTACACTGACTTCGAAATGGGAGGCGTAAAGTTTGTTCTCCTTGAAGACCGCAAATTCAAAAGCCTGCCTACGTTGGTCGGCCCGGTGGAAAAATATGGATCCAAAATCGCAAATGCCGATTACGATGGCAGGCAGGCGGATATTCCGAATGGGCAATTGTTGGGGGCTCAACAGGAAGCCTTTCTGCAGAGTTGGATTGATCGAACCGAGGGCGTACGGATTGGATTTACGCAAACGCTCTTTGCTTCCCTGCATACCGCACCTTCGGGCAAGCTCTGGCTTGACCTCGATTCGGGGGGGTGGCCTCAGAGTGGTCGCAATCGTGCCCTGGAAGTATTAGCTCAAGGAAATGTAATTCTCCTTTCCGGGGATACGCATCTGCCCGCGGTTCTACAGCATGGGGTCAAAGGTTTTGGTGATAGTGTCTGGCAGTTTGTCGTGCCGTCCATTGCCAACAAATACCGACGCTGGTGGGAGCCCAAGGAAGACGGTGCCAACCGTAGGTCGGGTGAACCATATTACACAGGCGATTTTTTTGACGGATTTGGAAACCGCATGACTGTTGCCGCGGTAGGCAACCCTCATACCTCCAACCAGGAGATGTTTGAAATCAATGTTGAACGCAACATAGGCTATGCCAGTGAGCATCTATTACTCGACAGCCAACAAACCAAAGATGGCTACGGTATGATTGTAATCTCACCCGACCGAAAACAAATCACCCTTGAATGCTGGCCAACCGATTCGGTGAATCAGCACGAAGGTTGGCCGGTAATTCTGAAACAAGAACCCGTATCCGGGAAATGGGTTCGGTGAAGAATTTCCCCCAAGGAATGATTGGATGAATCTCCTCAAAAAAAAGCGGCGTAGCCATTGGCTACACCGCTTTGCAATTAAAACAAACAGTAACTAGAATCTGAATTCAGCGCTCAGGCGATAATCGCGACGTGGTGTAAGAATGTGTCTCCACACCTCGTAGCTGCCATCAGGTCTGGGAGTATCATCCAGTCTTGCTACAGAGATATCATCTTTGTCGAAGAGGTTACTCACGTTAAACTGAAGTTTGACTGGCATACCAAAGAGCTCGGTGTTGTAACCTGCTACGAAGTCAAACAGGGTCATTCCATTAAACTCTTGTGGACCGAGAATCGCGCTTTCCTGGATCCACGTGGCACCACTCCTGTAACGTGCTCCACCACCAATCGACAAGTCTTTCAATGCACCTTCCTTGAAGGTATATTTGGTGAACAAGTTGAACTTGTGATGTCTTTGTCCTGAGCTGGTTCCGCCTGCACGGTTTTGAACTGCTGTGGCTGCCGTTTCAGTAATCGATATGGCCTCACCCAATGTTACTCCGGGTTCGAATGGTCCGTCTTGGGGTAAGACGAAATTTTGGTCGAACTTTTTAAAGAAAGATTTGCCCGTGGTCCCTTCCCACCAGCCGGTCCATTCCTGAAAGATATCTTTGAGAACGGAATCGATATAGGAATAGTTGGCCGTGAGGCGCCAATTGTCGGTGATGTTGGTTACAATCGAAAATTCATATCCGGTTGTCTCCGCTGAAGTAGTTCCCACATCCACTGTGATATCCTGGGCATCAAAAACGGACTGCGTTATGAAGGGAGCGATTGGTGGAGTAGCGCCGGGGTTACCGGCAACCAGGTTATCGTAGATGGTGTTTACCGCTGCAATGGGGCTAATGCTCCCGAAGGAAAGGAATGAGCTTTCTTGATTCGACGAAGTTTCAAAGTAGGTACTTTGAATGTACATTTTCCCGTCCAGAAGATTGAAATTAATCGAGTAATCAACCGTTTCACCACTTATTACCGGTACCGCTCCGCCTGTTTCCCCGGAAGGTCCAAAGATTTCCCGTTCCGCAAAATCAGAGGCCGCAGCATTTGTCGCCTTGTTGGCAGCTAAAGAAACGATATCGTTGACATGGAATACCAATCCCGCAGTCCGGGTTGTTGGTTTGATTTCGGTTCTACTTACATCGGTCAGATCGAGAACGTCTCTTTGCCCATTGGTGTTGTTGTTGATCTGGGCTGGTGACGCACTTTTGAAATCATCTTTTCTAAAGCCGTAGGTCGTAACGATTCTATTATCCCAAAAGTAACTTTGCAAAGCGAACATGAGGGATTCGGTTTTTCTGGTATCGTTGCCAATCCGGTTTTGCACCCAGTCCGATGTCACGGTTCTGCCGTCTGTAGTCGTAGCCGTATAACCGACTCCCTTTCTCTCGGGATCGTAGCCAACCCGCCAGTCTTTAGTGCTGTCTATGTCAGTTAAATAGTGACGCCATAATAC
Encoded here:
- a CDS encoding sugar phosphate isomerase/epimerase — encoded protein: MMHRRTFLKTATLGGAALTSTFRTQASAASPINVPEIGGIQLAIATICMDGFGDENFEPSFHLAPKIGFKNIEFNCWYPRTLTLDGIRSIGRRCKEKGLIPISVQGNGFGDGKAPDVSHKLWCMQAAQMLGCNRVKFTGSKRGTNGGLQAVIGTLKELAPAAEEMGMLICVENHANNNLENVADYDAVFSAIDSPYVGMCLDAGHFDGAAVRIPEVIEKFHSRIVHVDLKDCQTFGTYKTVRFGEGITDLNGMIQKLIEHGYQGYLVVEQAPPIVQETLEEDLRAGYEMFKKYES
- a CDS encoding c-type cytochrome; the encoded protein is MPSFISSRLSILFGLLILLNRSVFVSAQMPEVHESGLTLTLFAEDPDIVTPVGMVVGDDDKIYVIESHTHNRPNNYKGPTGDVIKVFVDEDKDGVADSNFVFAEGFEAAMNLAFSKDGTLYVLCAWSLYALPDRDGDGVCDGPELILELETKAGNPHGCWLGITFDDENRLFISRGNVGGEYYRIQGKDGSVVEGYGDGGNVVRARADGTELQEWATGFWNSMDLKFDHKGNLLLIDNDPDARGPNRLVRIVEGGDYGHKHMFGGDGRHPFQGWDGSFPGHLPILSGTGEAPSGLIDVSPRGKHSVLVSVWNEHTIERHDILKNNQVEKSIFMSGGKNFRPVALDQDSAGNLFISDWMLVDYPNHGKGRIWRVSKLPIPKQEKVVRQVAPTRKSIHSVFKNADPFVRQRGELWLSKPEQKSLAIQLSGDSDPLVRLGAFLALRRTKTADHHLIRNALADPDMDVRLLALMWAGETLEVSLRPALDEVLVAGEVTARLFNTYLAAVEMVNETFIEAFKKKAYSSKKVPRELEPRLLLKLALNPRLSSLVRAEAVKRLKEEEAVEFLFSNEEAVLRAAIEKVASVAIPQVGKRFREIALDSNQASEVRAEALLGLSKQVIEEPSSLLPLLKDADSSVAYEAARTLRYYAGTASVRAAFGELEQTNSKDKYLKELVAVVLHGLSMDQRPKTLEEWKKAAVSGGDPSRGDRVFRTTQSMCTRCHAVDGGGTNLGPDLGGIAQSVTPAQIAHSILRPSDSFPPQYQAWNIYTTDGKIHSGIQIDHQNHGAMLLYTTENINRRFEAKEVKNYEASPYSLMPQGLENTMTVSEFKDLVAYLSSLK
- a CDS encoding alkaline phosphatase D family protein, giving the protein MTLLRKIFWMFVCLLFQVGGLQAATFHSQFPEYTRTWIGPDYWANRLQDWRVTMGRLECLNGESDKPLRTVHWLTGGIADNGEGFEVSVRTGTLGFATLADGSSYSGFLIGAGEGKLDYRGAALIHHDPGLGGGLLVVFNDKGQAQFIRNDEEGKNRTVLASGQNNSAETRTGALGNFEDYRLDLKVSREIDGKRELWLSVVDLFSGNVVSSTGIKNFPSEKLRGGLALVSHGGRANERRFWFRNWELSGEGIVKYPERSYGPVLGVIYSVDGNRLKLNAQFPPLGFNDSSHALLEIKRNGREWSQVGDALIEAPSFTALFDLELDGLNQGMDFRVGYLYEGEGVWFEGNIPVAPKQGEEVRVAGVTCYQNLARAADGSWGEGAAGSPEGRWTPHNVWFPHNQLISSLKRQDLDLLALLGDQIYEGGNPTGSDASEGNPHLDYLYKWFITLWDLGRITRVVPTVVLVDDHDVYQGDLWGDGGTASRNGQNKDGGYIHAPEFVRMVERTQTAANPEPLRREHIQQGLTSYYTDFEMGGVKFVLLEDRKFKSLPTLVGPVEKYGSKIANADYDGRQADIPNGQLLGAQQEAFLQSWIDRTEGVRIGFTQTLFASLHTAPSGKLWLDLDSGGWPQSGRNRALEVLAQGNVILLSGDTHLPAVLQHGVKGFGDSVWQFVVPSIANKYRRWWEPKEDGANRRSGEPYYTGDFFDGFGNRMTVAAVGNPHTSNQEMFEINVERNIGYASEHLLLDSQQTKDGYGMIVISPDRKQITLECWPTDSVNQHEGWPVILKQEPVSGKWVR